A genomic region of Pseudomonas abietaniphila contains the following coding sequences:
- the phaC gene encoding class II poly(R)-hydroxyalkanoic acid synthase: MSNKSNDDLPRQASEHTLGLNPVVGLRRKDLLTTARMVLTQAIRQPFHSAKHVAHFGLELKNVLLGRSTLTPDSDDRRFVDPAWSQNPLYRRYLQTYLAWRKELHDWIDDSSLSDQDISRGHFVITLMTEAMSPTNGAANPAAVKRFFETGGKSILDGLSHLAKDLVNNGGMPSQVNMDAFEVGKNLGTTEGVVVFRNDVLELIQYKPITEQVFERPLLVVPPQINKFYVFDLSPDKSLARFCLRNNVQTFIISWRNPTKAQREWGLSTYIDAVKEAVDVVCKITGSKDVNMLGACSGGITCTALLGHYAALGEQKVNALTLLVSVLDTTLDTQVALFVDEQTLESAKRHSYQAGVLEGKDMAKVFAWMRPNDLIWNYWVNNYLLGNEPPVFDILFWNNDTTRLPAAFHGDLIEMFKNNPLVRPNALEVCGTPIDLKQVKSDIFCLAGTNDHITPWVSCYKSARLFGGKTEFVLSNSGHIQSILNPPGNPKARFMTNPEMPDDANRWQEDATKHTDSWWLHWQAWQAERSGKLKKSPATLGNKAYPAGEASPGTYVHER; this comes from the coding sequence GTAATGATGATCTGCCGCGTCAAGCCTCTGAACACACCTTGGGGTTGAACCCTGTTGTAGGCCTGAGGCGCAAGGATTTGCTCACCACGGCACGCATGGTATTGACTCAGGCCATCAGGCAACCCTTCCACAGCGCCAAGCACGTGGCCCACTTTGGGCTCGAACTCAAGAACGTCCTGCTCGGCAGGTCCACGCTGACGCCCGACAGCGACGACCGTCGCTTTGTCGATCCGGCCTGGAGCCAGAACCCGCTCTACCGCCGCTACCTGCAAACTTACCTCGCCTGGCGCAAGGAGCTGCACGACTGGATCGACGACAGCAGCCTGTCCGATCAGGACATCAGCCGGGGTCACTTCGTGATTACGCTGATGACCGAAGCGATGTCGCCCACCAATGGCGCGGCCAACCCGGCAGCGGTCAAACGCTTTTTCGAAACCGGCGGCAAAAGCATTCTCGACGGCTTGTCACATCTGGCCAAAGACCTGGTGAACAACGGCGGCATGCCGAGCCAGGTCAACATGGACGCGTTCGAAGTCGGCAAGAATCTGGGGACCACCGAAGGCGTGGTGGTGTTTCGCAACGACGTGCTGGAGCTGATCCAGTACAAGCCGATCACCGAGCAGGTGTTTGAACGACCACTGTTGGTGGTGCCACCGCAGATCAACAAATTCTACGTTTTCGACTTGAGCCCGGACAAAAGCCTGGCCCGCTTCTGCCTGCGCAACAACGTGCAGACGTTCATCATCAGTTGGCGCAACCCGACCAAGGCGCAACGTGAATGGGGCCTGTCGACCTACATCGACGCTGTGAAAGAAGCCGTAGACGTGGTCTGCAAGATCACCGGCAGCAAGGACGTGAACATGCTGGGCGCGTGTTCCGGCGGCATCACCTGCACCGCATTGCTGGGCCATTACGCAGCCCTCGGCGAGCAGAAAGTCAACGCGCTGACCCTGCTGGTAAGCGTGCTCGACACCACGCTGGACACACAGGTGGCGCTGTTCGTCGACGAGCAGACGCTGGAGTCGGCCAAGCGCCACTCTTATCAGGCAGGCGTGCTGGAGGGCAAAGATATGGCGAAGGTGTTCGCCTGGATGCGCCCCAACGACCTGATCTGGAATTATTGGGTGAACAACTACCTGCTGGGCAACGAGCCGCCCGTGTTCGACATCCTGTTCTGGAACAACGACACCACCCGTCTGCCCGCCGCGTTTCATGGTGACTTGATCGAGATGTTCAAGAACAATCCGCTGGTTCGCCCCAACGCGCTGGAAGTGTGCGGTACGCCGATCGACTTGAAGCAGGTCAAAAGTGACATCTTCTGTCTGGCGGGCACCAACGACCACATCACACCGTGGGTGTCGTGCTACAAGTCGGCCAGACTGTTTGGCGGCAAGACCGAGTTCGTGCTGTCCAACAGTGGGCATATCCAGAGCATCCTGAACCCGCCGGGCAACCCGAAGGCGCGGTTCATGACCAACCCGGAGATGCCGGACGACGCCAACCGCTGGCAGGAAGACGCAACCAAGCACACG